Proteins encoded in a region of the Schistocerca serialis cubense isolate TAMUIC-IGC-003099 chromosome 6, iqSchSeri2.2, whole genome shotgun sequence genome:
- the LOC126483977 gene encoding peroxiredoxin-6-like — MKLESIVPNFQAPSTQGPLDFYKWKGNSWCVLFSHPADFTPVCTTELGRIAVHNPEFQKRGVKLLALSCDKLKDHVDWVNDIKSYCKDIPGDFPYPIVSDETRELAVKLDMIDERDKDNVEKAMTVRAMYVIGPDNRLRLSMVYPASCGRNVDELLRVIDSLQLTDRLKVVATPANWTPGTKVMILPHVPDQDLPKLFPGGVERVSMPSGNNYVRTTTDY, encoded by the exons ATGAAGCTCGAGAGCATCGTGCCCAACTTCCAGGCGCCCTCCACGCAGGGTCCTCTCGACTTCTACAAGTGGAAGGGAAACTC GTGGTGCGTTCTGTTCTCACACCCGGCAGACTTCACGCCAGTGTGTACCACAGAGCTGGGCCGCATCGCCGTCCACAACCCGGAGTTCCAGAAGCGAGGAGTCAAGCTGCTGGCGCTCTCCTGTGACAAGCTCAAGGACCACGTCGACTGGGTCAAT GACATCAAGTCGTACTGCAAGGACATTCCCGGCGACTTCCCGTACCCCATCGTGTCCGACGAGACTCGCGAGCTGGCCGTCAAGCTGGACATGATCGACGAGCGCGACAAGGACAACGTGGAGAAGGCGATGACAGTGAGGGCCATGTACGTCATCGGGCCGGACAACCGGCTGCGCCTCTCCATGGTGTACCCCGCGTCCTGCGGCCGGAACGTCGA tgagctgctgcgCGTGATCGACTCCCTGCAGCTGACGGACCGGCTGAAGGTGGTGGCGACTCCCGCCAACTGGACGCCCGGCACCAAGGTGATGATCCTGCCGCACGTGCCCGACCAAGACCTGCCCAAGCTCTTCCCTGGAGGCGTCGAGCGCGTCTCCATGCCCTCCGGCAACAACTACGTGCGCACCACGACAGACTACTGA